A region of Deltaproteobacteria bacterium DNA encodes the following proteins:
- a CDS encoding methyltransferase domain-containing protein: MNRANEGDPGTEASLSGYYAALTDPLVKFSGDLRMWHFGLWGPDTANEQEALLRSNRTLAHGCGLAPGRQVLDAGCGVGGTAIAMAESYGVRVTGLTNCEPHLAVATEHARRRGVGHLVEFRHGDFMDLPFPDDSFDAVLNHESFCYAPDKLAYLRGVHRVLKPGGRWQALEGLLSGTPLSEEQEAVHVSMQRGFHMPPLASWRDVLATLEQAGFEGMRERDLASEVAPSTEETRKRWLLFVFMSPRPRPEWTAYHEFMGAAVDFDRGLRDGAFTYRLVSGAKPAR, encoded by the coding sequence ATGAATCGCGCGAACGAGGGCGATCCGGGGACGGAAGCCTCCCTCAGCGGCTACTACGCTGCGTTGACGGACCCTTTGGTGAAGTTCAGCGGCGACCTGCGGATGTGGCACTTCGGGCTTTGGGGGCCGGACACGGCCAACGAGCAGGAAGCGTTGCTGCGCTCCAACCGGACTCTGGCGCACGGGTGCGGCCTCGCCCCGGGACGGCAGGTTCTGGACGCGGGCTGCGGCGTAGGCGGTACGGCCATCGCCATGGCCGAGTCGTACGGCGTACGCGTCACCGGCTTGACCAACTGTGAGCCGCACCTGGCGGTGGCGACGGAGCACGCCCGCCGGCGCGGCGTCGGCCACCTGGTGGAGTTCCGTCACGGCGACTTCATGGACCTGCCGTTCCCCGACGACTCTTTCGACGCCGTGTTGAACCACGAATCATTCTGCTACGCGCCGGACAAGCTCGCCTATCTCCGCGGCGTGCACCGGGTGCTCAAGCCGGGAGGGCGCTGGCAGGCCCTCGAAGGCCTGCTCAGCGGCACGCCGCTCTCGGAGGAACAGGAAGCGGTCCACGTCAGCATGCAACGAGGCTTCCACATGCCGCCCCTGGCATCGTGGCGCGATGTGCTCGCAACGCTGGAGCAGGCGGGCTTCGAGGGCATGCGGGAACGGGACCTGGCGTCGGAAGTGGCGCCGTCCACCGAGGAGACTCGCAAGCGGTGGTTGCTGTTCGTGTTCATGAGCCCGCGGCCGCGGCCGGAGTGGACAGCGTACCACGAGTTCATGGGGGCCGCCGTCGACTTCGACCGGGGGCTGCGGGACGGAGCGTTCACGTACCGGCTGGTGTCCGGCGCGAAGCCGGCGCGTTAG